The nucleotide sequence AGGTGCTAGCCACTCCGATAACAAACGACAATTTTCTTGGTGTTCGAGCAGCAGTAGAATTAGACCCATAGTTAATAATTAATAATTAATAGTTAATCGTAAAATCATCACGCTCGCTGTAGCAGATTGCGAATTAACTGTAATAGGTTTTGAGCAATCAGTGGTTTGACTAACAAGCCGAGTGCGCCGCGAGCCAGACACGCCTGCTGCATCCCTGCTTGATGAGGCGCTGCGATCGCGATGAAGGGAATGGCTTTCTCTTGCAACCGTTGGCATAAAGACCAAATTTGGCGATCGAATCCAGAAATATCTAACAACACTAACTCGATCTTATTGCTATTTTCTAACACGGACTCGATTTCCGCCTGACTTGCTGCGCTAAGAACTTGATATCCCTGTTTCCCTAAAAACTGAGCTAACAATTCTGAATTACGACGGTTGCGATCTACACTCAGTATAATAGGCTTTTCATCGCTCACGGTTTTTATCGATCCAATCGGGAGTACCGCTAAGGATGCCACGTAAATGAGTTAAAGGTTGCCCAACCTTAATCCCATAACGAGTGATTTCTAGCTCTCGCAGCGTTTTTTCAAAACTAGACAACCGTTTCTTCAGTACGCCAATTGCCTTGCGGATCTCGCCTTGGATCTCCAAATAACGCAGAAAAATAATATTATCTGCCATGTAGCTGATGCCTATTTCCGTTGCCCGGAAGTTGCCCGTAATGCTTTCGGTTTCATTCACTAAAATCACCGTCACCCCCATATTCTGCAAATACTTACAAAGGGCGTGCAAGTGAGTCACTAAATCCTCATCCCGACCGCGCAGGGAAATTCGATAACCAGAAACGCTATCAATCATCACAATCCGAGCCTTTTGCTGCTCTACTTCCTGCTGCACCATATTGGCAAACTCATCGGGACTGTGGAGGAGTGGTTCGACCGGGATGACAGAAAGTGTTTGTCGCTGCATCATGGCATAAACTGGAATATTGATGGCTTCGCAACGATGCAGCATGACATCAATTGGTTCCTCGAACATATAAACAACCGATCGTTCTCCCCGTCCTGCGGCTTCTTTCATAAATTGGAGTCCGATTGTCGTCTTTCCTACTCCAGTAGGTCCCGTCAACAACGTTACCGTTCCCCGCTCTATCCCACCACACATTAGTTCGTCTAAGTCTGGTACTCCCGAAGGAATCATCTCTAACTCAAATTCTCGCTTATGGACTTCAGGCTGGAGGCGCGGAAAAACTTCCATACCTCTGTCAGTCAAGCGCATGAAATGTAAACCAGGTCGAAAGTCAGAACCGCGAAACTTAGTGACGCTAATGTTACGTCCTTCCAAGCTTTGGTGAAGATGGACTACCCCATCGCTCATAAACTGCAAATCGTCATCTGGTGCGGAGCCGCCATCTTCAGAGGAAAATAGTACTGTTGCGCCTTTCTCTAATAAAAACCGCAAAAACGACAACACTTGTTTGCGGAACTGAAATGTATCGCTAGATAAATAGCGAAATTGAGTCATTGCATCTAAAAACACCCGCTGCGGTTGCAGCGATCGCACCTGCTCTACAATTTGTTGCGTCATCGGTTCTCGTTCGACTTCCGCCGCCGAGAAAATATCGTAAGTCTGGACTTGGCTAAAAAAGTCTGATGTTGGGCTGAGGTCGAGGAAGGTAATTCCTTGGGTATCAAAACCTATACGCTCGGCATTTGTGCGAATTTGCTCTGCGGGTTCCCCTAAAGTTATATATAGCGGCTTTTCACCGCTAGCAACGCCTTCAACCAAAAAACTGAGTCCAAGTGTTGTCTTGCCCGCGCCCGATCCTCCTCGCACCAGATAAGCTCGAACTGGAATTAATCCACCATGCAGCACTTCGTCTAATCCCGAAATGCCTGTGGACATGCGTTCACTCATCGCTCAAGTCCTTCAAATCAGTACCAATCATGTTCTGCATTTTTTAAATTTGATTTTCCAGGTTACGATCTTAATCCGTTTTTTGAGAGTTTGAACTTTATAATTAATTACCAACAATAAAATCTTGGATTTCAATTGTATTGTCAATCTTGCTTGAGATGGAGATTTGTGACTATTGCACGAAATACTTTAAGATAAAGAAGAAAAATAGTAACCAAATTTCATCATTTACTGAAGAAGAAGATAGGAGCGTAGGGTGGGCATTGCCCACCGGATAATGAAACTATCTTTGATTTAAGAGGATTTAATCTTTTTGGCGATCGAACAATATGTAAGTTAACGATTGACTTAATTAATTGTTTGCAAGACTTGGAGCAAAATTATATTTATTGTTTGATTTCAAGTCCTAGAATAGTTTTTTGAATCTTATCTTTGTTGATTGTTGTTTGAAAACAATTATCGCTCTGAGTTCTATAGCGAACCTAATTGATTTGCAAACATTTCCCTTGTAGAGACGTTACATGTAACGCCTCTACAAGGGAAACCGATTTCACAATTCATCATATGTTGCTATTTATGAATTTGAGTTAATGGTGGGCAATACCTACCCTATGATAAAATTGTTTCCCTGTCTCTATCTGTTAGAGAGATTTAGCTTGCCTGCCCAAATTTAATTTTAAGTCACTGTAGCGCAGGCTGCTACGCGCTCCAGTCATTATGGCGCAAATTGTAGTGCGCGTCAGGCTGCAAAATTGTATAAGAATGGTTATCATTCTAAATTATGTAAGGTAAACAAATTGAGCTATGGTAACTACAGCAGCAGATAACGTAGTCCCCGTTACCGTACTGACGGGCTATCTCGGATCGGGTAAGACAACCCTACTCAATCGCATTCTGACCTACGAACACGGTAAGAAAGTAGCTGTAATTGTCAATGAGTTTGGGGAAGTCGGAATCGATAACCAATTGGTGATTGATGCAGACGAAGAAATCTTTGAGATGAACAATGGTTGCATCTGCTGTACCGTGCGCGGTGACTTAATTCGGATTATTGGTAATTTAATGCGGCGGCGCGATAAATTTGACCATTTGGTAATTGAAACCACCGGGTTAGCCGATCCTGCGCCCGTGATTCAGACATTTTTTGTTGATGAAGATATGCAAACCCAGCTATCTTTAGATGCAGTCGTGACAGTGGTAGATGCCAAGCACATTTGGCAGCATTGGGAAGCAGATGAAGCCCAAGAACAGATTGCTTTTGCCGACGTGATATTGCTCAATAAGATCGATCTAGTCTCAGAAACAGAGTTAGCAGAATTGGAACGGCGAATTCGCGGCATGAACGCGATCGCCAAAATCTACCACACCCGTAACTCAGAATTGGGTATGGATGCACTCTTAGGCGTGCAAGCCTTCGATCTCAAACGCGCCCTAGAGATCGATCCAAACTTTTTGGGTGAAGATGCCCACGAACACGATGAAACTGTAGGTTCCATTGCCATTGTCGAACCAGGGACTCTCGATATGCAAAAGTTGAACGATTGGCTATCCTACTTGTTACAAACGCAGGGACCTGATATCTTCCGCATGAAAGGAATTCTCAATATTGCGGGAGACGACCACCGCTACGTATTTCAAGGGGTACATATGCTATTTGACGGAACGCGCGATCGCCCCTGGAAATCTGACGACGAAAGAAAAAACGAATTAGTATTTATTGGTCGCAATTTAGATGCAGACAAGCTGAAAGAAGATTTTCGGGCTTGTTTGATTTAAGGGAGTCGGGGAAGGGGGACAAGGGAGAATAATTATCGTCAACTGTCAACTGTCAACTAACAACTACCAGCTATCAATTACCAATTTCCTAAATGATGAAATTCCCCACAACTAGCAACCAATTACTCGAACTCCAGACACGTACAACTCTGGAGGATTACGTCACCGCGATCGCTTGGTCGAGTGACGGTCAAATCGTTGCTAGCGATGCGGCGGGAGGGGTGACACTGTGGGATGGGGAAACACTGGTTCCTCTACAGACAAATAGCGGTACGTCAGTGGATTGTCTCGCCTTCTCTCACGACGGGCAATTTTTAGCTACAGGAGGACAGGATGGACGAGTCAGAATTCGGCGCTGGCGCGATCGCCAATTAATTGCCACTTTGGAAAATGCTCCTGCTTGGGTAGATAAGTTGGCTTGGAATCCCAAAAATAACCAACTAGCCTTTAGCTTGGGGCGTTACGTCCAAGTGTGGGATGCAAATACAGAGGAGATTGTTGTCACCCTACATTTTGAGAATTCTTCTGTATTAGGAATAGACTGGCATCCAGATGGACAGAATTTGGCGATCGCGGGATATCAGGGGGCAAAGGTTTGGGATGCAACAGATTGGGATGACGATCCGTATATTATCGATATACCATCGGCAAGTCTGGCGATCGCTTGGTCACCTGATGGCAAATACATTGCGTCTGGTAACATGGATCGGACGATTACAGTTTTAGAATGGGGCAATCCCCATCCTTGGGTAATGCGGGGCTTTCCTGGTAAGATTCGTCATCTAGCTTGGTCAAGTATTAAGTTGCAACAAGACGCACCATTACTAGCTTCTGCCAGCGTTGAAGGGATTGTGGTATGGGAAAAATTAGAGGATGAAAATTTAGGCTGGGATAGTAGATTGTTGCAACGACATACAGATGTCGTACAGGCGATCGCCTTTCAACCTGGTAGTCTGCTTCTCGCTTCGGCGGCGGCTGATGGTTGGCTGTGTTTGTGGCAAAAAGCTAAACGTGTCGCCCAGATAATCGACGATGCAACTGATGGGTTATCTTGTCTAGCGTGGCATCC is from Scytonema millei VB511283 and encodes:
- a CDS encoding response regulator; amino-acid sequence: MSDEKPIILSVDRNRRNSELLAQFLGKQGYQVLSAASQAEIESVLENSNKIELVLLDISGFDRQIWSLCQRLQEKAIPFIAIAAPHQAGMQQACLARGALGLLVKPLIAQNLLQLIRNLLQRA
- a CDS encoding ATPase domain-containing protein, with the translated sequence MSERMSTGISGLDEVLHGGLIPVRAYLVRGGSGAGKTTLGLSFLVEGVASGEKPLYITLGEPAEQIRTNAERIGFDTQGITFLDLSPTSDFFSQVQTYDIFSAAEVEREPMTQQIVEQVRSLQPQRVFLDAMTQFRYLSSDTFQFRKQVLSFLRFLLEKGATVLFSSEDGGSAPDDDLQFMSDGVVHLHQSLEGRNISVTKFRGSDFRPGLHFMRLTDRGMEVFPRLQPEVHKREFELEMIPSGVPDLDELMCGGIERGTVTLLTGPTGVGKTTIGLQFMKEAAGRGERSVVYMFEEPIDVMLHRCEAINIPVYAMMQRQTLSVIPVEPLLHSPDEFANMVQQEVEQQKARIVMIDSVSGYRISLRGRDEDLVTHLHALCKYLQNMGVTVILVNETESITGNFRATEIGISYMADNIIFLRYLEIQGEIRKAIGVLKKRLSSFEKTLRELEITRYGIKVGQPLTHLRGILSGTPDWIDKNRER
- a CDS encoding CobW family GTP-binding protein, which gives rise to MVTTAADNVVPVTVLTGYLGSGKTTLLNRILTYEHGKKVAVIVNEFGEVGIDNQLVIDADEEIFEMNNGCICCTVRGDLIRIIGNLMRRRDKFDHLVIETTGLADPAPVIQTFFVDEDMQTQLSLDAVVTVVDAKHIWQHWEADEAQEQIAFADVILLNKIDLVSETELAELERRIRGMNAIAKIYHTRNSELGMDALLGVQAFDLKRALEIDPNFLGEDAHEHDETVGSIAIVEPGTLDMQKLNDWLSYLLQTQGPDIFRMKGILNIAGDDHRYVFQGVHMLFDGTRDRPWKSDDERKNELVFIGRNLDADKLKEDFRACLI
- a CDS encoding WD40 repeat domain-containing protein, whose amino-acid sequence is MKFPTTSNQLLELQTRTTLEDYVTAIAWSSDGQIVASDAAGGVTLWDGETLVPLQTNSGTSVDCLAFSHDGQFLATGGQDGRVRIRRWRDRQLIATLENAPAWVDKLAWNPKNNQLAFSLGRYVQVWDANTEEIVVTLHFENSSVLGIDWHPDGQNLAIAGYQGAKVWDATDWDDDPYIIDIPSASLAIAWSPDGKYIASGNMDRTITVLEWGNPHPWVMRGFPGKIRHLAWSSIKLQQDAPLLASASVEGIVVWEKLEDENLGWDSRLLQRHTDVVQAIAFQPGSLLLASAAADGWLCLWQKAKRVAQIIDDATDGLSCLAWHPQGQKLAAGSQTGELLLWSKASRGTGFSRGK